The SAR324 cluster bacterium genome window below encodes:
- a CDS encoding STAS domain-containing protein: MIRVNKKQKELLCSPEVSLEAAALEKLEKPIMQALSEKNWKTFKMNLEKVTDIDADGLIFMLSLWKSVQNSKRNFEIVNCSDQLQKLFDAIHLVEQFSVEGVYVK, encoded by the coding sequence ATGATCCGTGTGAATAAAAAACAGAAAGAGTTGCTATGCAGTCCGGAGGTTTCTCTGGAGGCTGCCGCTCTGGAAAAACTGGAAAAGCCGATAATGCAGGCACTCAGTGAAAAAAACTGGAAAACGTTCAAAATGAATCTCGAAAAAGTAACCGACATTGATGCGGATGGCCTCATTTTTATGCTATCGTTGTGGAAATCAGTGCAGAATTCAAAAAGAAATTTTGAAATTGTAAATTGTTCTGACCAGCTTCAAAAGCTGTTTGATGCCATACATCTTGTTGAACAATTTTCTGTAGAAGGTGTTTATGTTAAGTGA
- a CDS encoding SPOR domain-containing protein: protein MPSVKTGKTFRIQLSELHVVVLCVLGCTCLVISFYMGLVTGKSLRDPAELSVSQNVGITQQPEKLSNEDLSFFEMDDAKIGSSETEDLTNLKARAKQLQDTTREITGEQPAEAIVVATGVKGGDSLNPSGDVKKDTPPAKTTAPAKEQVEPPPVSQQAATQAVVSDGSQYTVQVFTSSSRETAEKLVEKLKQSGYANAFIHTFASDKTKLYRVRVGRMDKTSAETLAFKLRKLDYIDSVQVTRI from the coding sequence ATGCCATCTGTTAAAACCGGAAAAACCTTCCGTATTCAATTATCTGAGTTACATGTCGTGGTCCTGTGTGTTTTGGGATGCACGTGTCTGGTCATCAGTTTCTATATGGGACTTGTCACCGGCAAGAGTTTGCGTGATCCCGCAGAGTTGAGTGTTTCACAGAATGTGGGGATTACTCAGCAGCCTGAAAAGCTGTCCAATGAGGATCTATCCTTTTTTGAGATGGATGACGCAAAAATTGGTTCCAGTGAAACGGAGGATCTGACAAACCTCAAGGCTCGTGCCAAACAATTGCAGGACACCACCCGGGAAATAACCGGAGAACAACCGGCAGAGGCTATTGTGGTGGCTACGGGTGTTAAGGGCGGTGATTCATTGAATCCTTCCGGGGATGTGAAAAAAGACACACCACCAGCCAAAACGACGGCACCCGCAAAAGAACAGGTGGAGCCCCCCCCTGTCTCGCAACAGGCAGCCACCCAGGCTGTTGTTTCGGATGGTTCGCAATACACCGTTCAGGTGTTTACCTCCAGTAGCAGAGAAACCGCTGAAAAGCTTGTTGAAAAGCTGAAACAGAGTGGTTATGCCAATGCGTTTATCCATACTTTTGCTTCCGATAAAACTAAACTTTATCGTGTTCGTGTCGGTCGAATGGATAAAACCTCCGCAGAGACGTTGGCCTTCAAATTGCGTAAGTTGGACTATATTGATTCTGTACAGGTAACCCGAATATAA
- a CDS encoding 2-dehydropantoate 2-reductase — MSQQTNTPVKDSDWYILGAGSIGLLLASSLLQSGESVTLILKYQSQLEHIKKNGGILFEKEDHRVLLPVKAITATMLPPCLSRLIIAVKAHQTLAAMQDVSSHLSAESLVILAQNGMGTEEQLRKEFNQLNPVLASITHGAYQPERYHVIHAGMGECWLGCSDRLGPDQQELLKALYNTELLVQWDTNIQLRLWKKLIVNCCVNPLTAILGCRNGDLLAHPQGPSLIRSICLEILPVAQAASISLSLGEMSLLVERVCTTTATNYSSMFQDIQQGRMTEIDYLNGYVLREAEKIYTHCPCNEMLTHMIHFMEQQRAVEVDGVCHIFGHKL, encoded by the coding sequence ATGTCTCAACAAACAAATACACCCGTCAAGGACAGCGACTGGTATATTCTCGGCGCAGGTTCTATTGGCTTGCTCTTGGCGTCCAGTCTGCTCCAGAGCGGTGAATCTGTCACGTTGATCCTGAAATATCAATCTCAACTTGAGCATATTAAAAAAAATGGAGGAATTCTTTTTGAAAAAGAGGATCACCGGGTTTTGCTCCCGGTAAAGGCTATCACAGCAACCATGCTCCCACCTTGCCTTTCACGCCTGATCATTGCGGTTAAAGCACACCAGACATTGGCCGCGATGCAGGATGTGTCCTCACATCTGTCAGCAGAAAGTCTGGTGATTCTGGCGCAGAACGGTATGGGAACTGAAGAACAATTACGCAAGGAGTTCAACCAACTGAATCCTGTTCTTGCCAGCATCACTCATGGTGCCTATCAACCTGAGCGGTATCATGTCATCCATGCCGGAATGGGAGAATGCTGGCTCGGCTGTTCTGACAGACTGGGTCCTGACCAGCAGGAATTACTCAAAGCGCTTTATAACACAGAACTCCTGGTGCAGTGGGATACAAACATTCAACTCCGTCTCTGGAAAAAACTTATTGTAAATTGTTGCGTCAATCCCTTAACCGCCATCTTGGGTTGCCGCAATGGGGATTTACTGGCACATCCTCAGGGGCCAAGTCTGATCCGCAGCATTTGTTTGGAAATTCTGCCCGTCGCGCAGGCCGCCTCAATTTCTCTCTCTTTAGGCGAGATGAGCCTGCTTGTTGAACGCGTTTGCACGACTACAGCAACCAATTATTCCTCGATGTTTCAGGACATCCAGCAGGGACGCATGACCGAAATCGATTATCTGAATGGCTATGTCCTGCGGGAGGCTGAAAAAATATACACTCATTGTCCCTGCAATGAAATGCTGACACACATGATCCACTTTATGGAACAACAGCGAGCCGTTGAGGTTGACGGGGTTTGTCATATTTTCGGCCACAAATTGTAG
- a CDS encoding SLC13 family permease: MWISLITLIVLIVLIIGLIREVSTPAVLMFGAMLFFMVSGIVTTEEALAGFANSSMLTVAAMFVVGAGLERTNALSVLSNGLFGRGKSIFIAMGRIFGIAGASSVFMNNTTVVTVLVPAVLDWAKRRKFQTSYFLLPLSYMAILGGTCSLIGTSTNLMIDGLMQNHQLQGMSLFELAWVGVPITMAGWLYLVLSSRYILKGQSDLVSRVMETQKQYICDVIVTAECKLVGKSIEDAGLRHLEGLFLTNIEREHEFIGPVSPREHLFAGDRLIFVGKVETLPQIQQIPGIVPAYQEFFNQEKQHSNLELFEVVLSYTSPLVDNNLRDVHFRSRYNAAVIAVHRPGTVIHAKLGDIIFRPGDVLMVQATKDFYTEWKYSTDFLLVAKADGKPEKPSRFTLMSLGIVVVLLIALTTGVLPVLHGSFLAAAAMIISGCLSLNEAKEALFKEFGILVMIASAFGVGKAIESSGLAQMLASGIMGLIGTPHPVLVLGIIMVLTALFTEFVTNNAAAALMFPVGMASASVLNVDPRPFAIAIAVVASLAFITPFGYQTNLIVYGPGNYKMRDYLALGFPLKLLTLVIVLGLIPWFWPFS; the protein is encoded by the coding sequence ATGTGGATATCCCTTATTACCCTGATTGTTTTAATAGTGCTCATCATCGGCCTCATCAGAGAAGTCAGCACTCCTGCTGTCCTGATGTTCGGTGCCATGCTGTTTTTCATGGTCTCAGGAATTGTTACTACGGAAGAAGCTCTGGCGGGGTTCGCCAATTCCTCCATGTTGACTGTGGCCGCGATGTTTGTCGTAGGCGCCGGACTGGAACGCACCAATGCGTTGAGTGTGCTGTCAAATGGTCTTTTTGGCCGTGGAAAATCAATATTCATTGCCATGGGGCGGATTTTTGGTATTGCCGGAGCCAGTTCTGTGTTCATGAACAACACAACAGTGGTGACAGTGTTGGTTCCAGCAGTGCTGGACTGGGCAAAACGTCGAAAATTTCAGACATCCTATTTTTTGCTTCCATTGTCATACATGGCAATTCTGGGTGGAACCTGTTCTCTCATTGGAACCTCCACCAATCTGATGATAGACGGGTTGATGCAGAACCATCAGCTTCAGGGAATGTCCTTGTTTGAACTCGCATGGGTGGGTGTTCCCATCACAATGGCCGGGTGGTTGTATCTGGTGTTGTCCAGTCGCTATATTTTAAAAGGACAATCCGATCTGGTATCCCGGGTCATGGAAACGCAGAAACAATATATTTGCGATGTGATTGTTACCGCCGAATGCAAACTGGTGGGCAAGAGCATTGAAGACGCGGGGTTGCGGCATCTGGAAGGATTGTTTCTGACCAATATTGAACGAGAACATGAATTCATTGGTCCTGTCTCTCCTCGTGAACATCTGTTTGCCGGAGACCGTCTGATTTTTGTGGGAAAAGTTGAAACGCTGCCCCAGATTCAGCAAATTCCCGGTATTGTTCCCGCCTATCAGGAATTTTTTAATCAGGAAAAACAGCATTCCAATCTTGAACTGTTTGAAGTGGTTCTCTCCTACACCTCACCACTGGTCGATAACAATTTAAGAGATGTTCACTTTCGCTCCCGTTACAATGCGGCCGTGATTGCGGTGCACCGCCCCGGCACTGTGATACACGCCAAACTGGGCGACATTATTTTCAGACCCGGCGATGTCCTGATGGTGCAGGCCACCAAGGATTTTTATACGGAATGGAAATATTCGACGGATTTTCTGCTCGTTGCCAAAGCCGATGGAAAACCCGAAAAACCTTCACGCTTCACGCTCATGTCTCTGGGCATTGTCGTGGTGCTGCTGATTGCGTTGACCACCGGCGTGCTACCGGTTCTGCATGGTTCGTTTCTGGCCGCGGCGGCCATGATCATCTCGGGATGTCTGTCATTGAATGAAGCCAAAGAAGCACTTTTCAAGGAATTTGGCATTCTGGTGATGATCGCATCCGCTTTTGGCGTAGGCAAAGCTATTGAATCCAGTGGACTGGCACAAATGCTGGCGAGTGGGATTATGGGGTTGATTGGAACGCCCCATCCTGTTCTTGTACTGGGAATCATCATGGTGCTGACCGCGCTCTTTACAGAATTTGTCACCAACAACGCTGCCGCCGCCCTCATGTTTCCTGTGGGAATGGCAAGTGCTTCAGTGCTGAATGTTGATCCGCGACCTTTTGCGATAGCAATCGCCGTCGTTGCGTCACTCGCCTTTATCACACCCTTCGGTTACCAGACCAATTTGATTGTGTATGGTCCGGGAAACTATAAAATGCGAGACTATCTGGCTCTTGGATTCCCGTTAAAACTTCTGACACTCGTTATTGTTCTGGGCTTGATCCCCTGGTTCTGGCCCTTTTCCTGA
- a CDS encoding COX15/CtaA family protein translates to MQHLNKNIPFPLFQWISLVASVLTWPLISFGAIVRLHGAGLACPDWPLCYGQLVPPPGLEIALEVGHRFIATILGMAIIGLVMLSYRMEKYRTYRKMCLLALFLVIIQGILGGLTVTMRLWPPVVSMHLIGGNLLFALLVYITWLSFKQHHCEVTGQSLPTARPFTSLSRNAQWMLVLFFVIIGSGGVNSTTYSGYACEAFPGCHHGSEFSFSMSYQTYKDQVFPGPPTELEGQFMPETNNEWVHMLHRLLAIAGGLAIMIQSFLLFRKYRNKSVRGAMLGIALLIPLEIMVGAMNAVFRVPVPISALHTGIAATVIGLLSFCLVKGIHDPLD, encoded by the coding sequence ATGCAACACCTCAATAAAAATATCCCATTCCCCTTGTTTCAATGGATCAGTCTGGTTGCGTCCGTTCTGACCTGGCCACTGATTTCATTTGGCGCGATCGTCCGTTTACATGGTGCGGGACTCGCCTGTCCGGACTGGCCCTTGTGTTACGGACAACTCGTACCTCCTCCCGGTCTTGAAATCGCCCTGGAGGTTGGGCACCGTTTTATCGCGACCATCCTTGGAATGGCCATCATCGGTCTGGTCATGTTGTCGTATCGCATGGAAAAATACAGAACCTATCGCAAAATGTGTCTGCTGGCATTGTTTCTGGTCATCATTCAGGGAATCCTTGGCGGACTCACTGTCACCATGCGCCTATGGCCACCGGTGGTTTCCATGCACCTGATTGGCGGAAACCTGCTGTTCGCCCTGCTGGTGTATATCACATGGCTTTCGTTCAAACAACATCACTGCGAAGTGACAGGACAGTCGTTGCCCACTGCGCGCCCCTTCACTTCGTTATCCCGCAATGCCCAATGGATGTTGGTTTTATTTTTCGTGATCATCGGCTCCGGAGGTGTCAACAGTACCACCTATTCCGGATATGCCTGTGAGGCTTTCCCCGGCTGTCATCATGGCAGCGAGTTTTCTTTCAGTATGAGTTACCAGACGTATAAAGATCAGGTTTTTCCCGGTCCCCCCACAGAACTGGAAGGACAATTCATGCCGGAAACGAACAATGAGTGGGTTCATATGCTACATCGTTTATTGGCGATTGCCGGAGGGTTGGCTATTATGATCCAGTCCTTCCTTCTGTTCAGAAAATACAGGAACAAATCGGTGCGCGGAGCGATGCTGGGCATTGCGCTGCTGATTCCTCTGGAAATCATGGTAGGAGCCATGAACGCTGTGTTTCGGGTTCCAGTTCCGATTTCCGCGCTACACACAGGGATTGCGGCCACGGTGATTGGTTTATTGAGTTTTTGTCTGGTGAAAGGAATACATGACCCCCTGGATTAA
- a CDS encoding DUF420 domain-containing protein: MTPWINWLPTVNACLNSVATVLLLMAYQAIRARDEQKHRKLMLSALGVSGLFLLFYTIYHMEVGSVPFQGQGWIRTLYFLILIPHILLAAMQLPMIALAVYFAFKDQRSRHIKMVHWAYPVWLYVSVSGVLVYLMLYHLPVNG; encoded by the coding sequence ATGACCCCCTGGATTAACTGGCTCCCAACTGTCAATGCCTGCCTGAACAGTGTCGCGACAGTTTTACTGCTCATGGCATATCAAGCCATTCGAGCACGAGACGAACAGAAACATCGGAAATTGATGCTTTCAGCCCTTGGTGTTTCAGGATTGTTTCTGTTGTTTTACACCATTTATCATATGGAAGTCGGCTCTGTCCCTTTTCAAGGGCAAGGATGGATTCGAACCTTGTATTTCCTTATTCTGATTCCACATATTCTGCTTGCCGCCATGCAGTTACCAATGATTGCTCTGGCTGTTTATTTTGCGTTTAAAGACCAGCGTTCCAGGCACATCAAAATGGTTCATTGGGCGTATCCTGTCTGGCTGTATGTATCTGTGAGCGGTGTGCTGGTGTATCTGATGCTGTATCATCTCCCGGTAAATGGCTGA
- a CDS encoding MFS transporter, translated as MRKKSKGPVFTSLEKKSIIGLSLILFFRMCGLFLVLPVFSVLALDLQHATPFLIGLAFGSYALSQAILQIPFGVWSDKYGRKRLITIGLVLYAAGSIIAALSDSIYWMIGARLVQGSGAISAAIFALIADLTRPEVRTRANAGLGASVGLSFAIAIFLAPFLGHWFGLHGIFWLTTALSLCGIICLHWLVPTPATIIHATDHPRVKISLVLKNPSLQIINWGAFVCGMGLSLMFFMVPLLLKQHGFLREDLWMVYLPMLILGGLAMVPAAIVSEVKNRFREVMLAGILILMVSTVTLLIGWSHPGTGWFIATLLIFFMGFNMFEPIFPSLVTRMTTPETKGTASGVYNFSQFIGHFSGATLGGLLYQSHPYVLASMLLLVEGVFFLVMLRFANPDRAEVMANEVPA; from the coding sequence ATGCGTAAAAAGTCCAAAGGACCTGTTTTTACCTCTCTTGAAAAAAAAAGTATTATTGGCCTCAGCCTCATTCTGTTTTTCCGAATGTGCGGACTATTTCTGGTATTGCCGGTATTCAGCGTATTGGCGCTTGATTTACAACATGCTACACCCTTTTTGATCGGACTGGCTTTTGGTTCCTATGCGCTGTCTCAGGCGATTCTTCAAATTCCGTTTGGAGTCTGGAGTGATAAATATGGCCGAAAACGACTGATCACCATTGGACTTGTGCTCTATGCGGCAGGAAGCATCATCGCGGCGCTTTCAGACTCCATTTACTGGATGATTGGCGCACGTCTGGTTCAGGGATCGGGGGCGATCAGCGCCGCTATTTTTGCGTTGATTGCTGATTTGACCCGTCCGGAGGTCAGAACCAGGGCCAATGCGGGTCTTGGCGCAAGTGTCGGCCTGTCCTTTGCGATTGCCATCTTTCTGGCGCCCTTTCTCGGACACTGGTTTGGCCTGCATGGTATTTTCTGGCTTACAACCGCGCTGTCACTCTGCGGAATTATCTGTTTACACTGGCTGGTTCCAACTCCGGCCACCATCATTCATGCTACAGACCATCCCCGCGTCAAAATTTCACTGGTTCTGAAAAATCCTTCCCTACAGATCATCAACTGGGGTGCTTTCGTTTGTGGTATGGGGCTTTCCCTGATGTTTTTCATGGTTCCCCTGTTGCTCAAACAACATGGCTTTCTCAGAGAAGATTTGTGGATGGTTTATCTGCCCATGCTGATTCTTGGAGGATTGGCCATGGTTCCGGCCGCGATTGTTTCAGAAGTAAAAAACAGGTTCCGTGAAGTGATGCTGGCCGGTATTCTGATTTTAATGGTTTCTACCGTCACACTCCTGATTGGCTGGAGTCACCCCGGAACAGGCTGGTTTATCGCCACTCTGCTCATATTTTTTATGGGATTCAATATGTTTGAACCCATTTTCCCCTCACTTGTGACCCGTATGACCACACCCGAAACCAAAGGTACAGCCAGTGGTGTGTATAACTTTTCCCAGTTTATCGGGCATTTTTCCGGTGCGACGCTGGGTGGATTGCTGTATCAGAGCCATCCTTATGTGCTGGCCTCCATGCTGTTGCTGGTTGAAGGCGTGTTTTTTCTGGTCATGCTCCGATTTGCCAATCCAGACCGGGCAGAGGTCATGGCCAACGAAGTTCCTGCCTGA
- a CDS encoding type II toxin-antitoxin system PemK/MazF family toxin, whose protein sequence is MVSLAVGDVVLVRFPFSDLSQTKLRPAIALAEAGKDDWILCQVTSKPYGDKKSIELTTPSFASGSLQVISYARPGKLFTANYSLIVSKVGHLTDDAFKQVIEANGKRCFYSLERCA, encoded by the coding sequence ATGGTCTCACTTGCAGTAGGTGACGTTGTTTTAGTGAGGTTTCCCTTTTCAGATTTATCGCAGACCAAGTTACGCCCCGCAATCGCTTTAGCTGAAGCAGGGAAAGACGATTGGATTTTATGTCAAGTCACCAGCAAGCCTTATGGAGACAAGAAGTCCATCGAACTGACTACCCCCAGTTTTGCTTCAGGATCATTGCAGGTCATCAGTTACGCCCGTCCAGGTAAATTGTTCACCGCCAATTACTCACTAATCGTTTCAAAAGTAGGTCATTTAACGGATGATGCCTTTAAGCAAGTGATTGAGGCCAACGGTAAACGCTGTTTTTACTCACTTGAAAGGTGCGCGTGA
- a CDS encoding SpoIIE family protein phosphatase yields the protein MMSSYTSVSVKDSIATKLLKVVFSIYLLIAVTVTLVHMGAEYYKTKDDILNDLKVFHGTFEAGLSQAIWDVNVSQENLLLNGIVKLPVIVGVKIETNDGISGAGVILNQKNEMVFLKGGSDSVLVEEKNKLFSGLFWYKFDIIYSDFYGSRTKVGEGTFYSSNKVVFQKIKYGFLFVIINAFIKTISLWIIFLYIGRILLSRPLFCLTSATEQLNLDNLENINIDIKTSGHNELKVLEEAFNTMVSKLLTSRNKLHEFNQTLELKVQERTLQLSEANKELREKNEMITQDLLVAQNIQKHLFTEYTNPPYLKIATKYLPHSHVSGDIYKIYPYENETYNLFLGDSTGHGVAAALSTVMANVLLLEKGRASLERIMEHLNEVFEQHLPDDRFMSAILANINPQGELRTIIAGHPPLIVIPANGNDPIILEGKGTLLGIFPKPVFMVQETKYKLMHGDKGILYTDGIYERENLDGKIFGIGGIRDFLKENRNHDLDFLLSHLLEHVNLYTQGKEADDDITIVAFEYIQP from the coding sequence ATGATGTCAAGTTACACTTCCGTCTCAGTCAAAGATTCTATTGCGACAAAACTTTTAAAAGTTGTATTTTCCATCTATTTATTGATTGCTGTAACAGTTACTCTGGTTCATATGGGAGCGGAATACTACAAGACTAAAGACGATATTTTAAATGATTTAAAAGTATTTCACGGAACCTTTGAAGCTGGTCTTTCTCAAGCAATTTGGGATGTAAATGTATCTCAGGAGAATTTATTGTTGAATGGCATTGTAAAGCTTCCGGTTATTGTTGGAGTTAAAATTGAGACAAATGACGGAATATCAGGCGCTGGTGTCATCCTCAATCAAAAGAACGAGATGGTCTTTCTCAAAGGGGGAAGTGATTCAGTTCTGGTTGAAGAAAAAAATAAATTATTTTCAGGATTATTCTGGTATAAGTTTGATATCATATATTCCGATTTTTATGGTTCCAGAACTAAGGTTGGAGAGGGAACATTTTATTCCAGCAACAAGGTGGTATTTCAAAAAATTAAATATGGATTTCTTTTCGTTATTATTAACGCTTTTATCAAGACTATATCGCTGTGGATAATCTTCTTATATATTGGACGTATTTTACTGAGCCGCCCACTTTTCTGTCTGACTTCCGCTACAGAACAATTGAATCTGGATAATTTGGAAAATATTAATATTGATATCAAGACTTCAGGCCATAATGAATTGAAGGTACTGGAAGAAGCCTTTAACACTATGGTTTCTAAATTGCTGACTTCCAGGAATAAACTTCATGAATTCAATCAAACTCTGGAATTAAAAGTACAGGAGAGAACTCTGCAATTATCAGAAGCAAACAAGGAGTTGAGAGAAAAAAATGAGATGATAACTCAGGATTTATTAGTTGCGCAAAACATTCAAAAGCATTTATTTACTGAGTACACCAATCCTCCATATCTTAAAATCGCAACTAAATATCTTCCTCATTCCCATGTTTCCGGCGATATCTACAAAATTTATCCTTATGAAAACGAGACATATAATTTGTTTTTGGGAGACAGCACTGGACACGGTGTCGCAGCGGCATTATCCACAGTAATGGCCAATGTTCTCTTATTGGAAAAAGGGCGAGCTTCTCTAGAGCGGATTATGGAGCATCTAAATGAGGTATTTGAACAGCATTTACCAGACGACCGCTTTATGTCTGCTATTTTAGCCAACATCAATCCACAGGGAGAACTGAGAACGATAATCGCGGGACATCCTCCTTTAATTGTGATACCAGCTAACGGAAATGATCCAATCATCCTGGAAGGGAAAGGAACTCTACTTGGAATTTTTCCCAAACCAGTGTTTATGGTTCAAGAAACGAAATATAAATTGATGCACGGAGACAAAGGAATATTGTATACAGATGGAATCTATGAGAGAGAAAATTTAGATGGAAAAATATTTGGAATAGGTGGAATACGTGACTTTCTGAAGGAAAATCGAAATCATGATCTAGACTTCCTTTTGTCTCATTTGTTAGAACATGTGAATTTATATACACAGGGAAAAGAAGCGGATGATGACATTACCATTGTGGCATTTGAGTATATTCAACCATGA
- a CDS encoding TIGR02285 family protein translates to MKSIYLTMKRFILLIVVLGMHGEVSYCDEMKKIQWYTSEFPPAFIKEGKLKGTGFGTETLSILQAGLPEYTHQRRWASVARIYADMKEGKNLCSHVNVSTPERNKVAIFSNNITTPSLRIIMSQPVYQQYFFNQNSLSLESLLNDTRFRMGIAHERSYGLIVSPIIAKYQTQKNVFIRAGTDLSVGLVKMLDLNRIDYVTEFSWVLNYIKRNSNLENSFQVLKIQEIQDLKDQYMVGGVACTRNAWGKHVIEKIDQASLRDTIQMRTKVEEWLNPEEIPSFRKAWNILIIEPLRKKINQ, encoded by the coding sequence GTGAAATCAATATATCTAACAATGAAGCGATTTATCTTATTGATTGTGGTTTTAGGAATGCATGGAGAAGTTTCATATTGTGACGAAATGAAAAAAATCCAGTGGTATACCTCTGAATTTCCTCCAGCCTTTATCAAGGAAGGAAAATTAAAAGGAACCGGTTTTGGAACTGAAACCCTTTCAATTTTGCAAGCAGGATTACCCGAATACACTCATCAGAGAAGATGGGCCTCTGTAGCCAGAATTTATGCGGATATGAAAGAAGGAAAAAATTTATGCTCTCATGTAAATGTCTCTACCCCAGAGCGTAATAAAGTTGCAATCTTCTCAAATAACATCACTACTCCTTCACTTCGTATTATCATGAGCCAACCTGTCTATCAGCAATATTTTTTCAATCAAAATAGTCTTTCGTTAGAATCGTTATTAAATGATACTCGATTCAGAATGGGTATCGCTCATGAACGATCTTATGGACTTATCGTTTCACCCATTATTGCAAAGTATCAGACACAGAAAAATGTCTTTATACGAGCCGGAACAGATTTAAGTGTTGGGTTAGTAAAAATGCTGGACTTGAATAGAATTGATTATGTCACAGAGTTCTCGTGGGTGCTCAATTATATTAAGCGAAACTCAAATTTAGAGAATTCATTTCAAGTCCTGAAAATTCAAGAAATCCAAGACTTAAAAGACCAATATATGGTTGGCGGAGTTGCCTGTACTAGAAATGCTTGGGGGAAACATGTTATTGAAAAGATAGATCAGGCTTCATTGAGAGATACCATACAAATGAGAACCAAAGTTGAAGAATGGCTCAACCCAGAAGAAATCCCGTCTTTTCGTAAGGCATGGAATATCCTCATCATTGAGCCTCTTCGCAAAAAAATCAATCAATAA
- a CDS encoding HEPN domain-containing protein, which translates to MNDDQLSLLIQHRLSQSRDTLREAHILLEKSAYRGSINRSYYAMFYAVSALLATKGLGSSKHSGVISLFDREFVKTGEFPKELSRFIHHAFDERQSSDYDEMLDPDELRATQVLSEAQSFVSSIQTFVTVSGFDKR; encoded by the coding sequence GTGAATGACGACCAACTCAGTTTATTGATACAACATCGACTTTCTCAGTCACGAGACACATTGCGAGAAGCTCATATTTTGCTGGAAAAATCAGCATATCGAGGAAGTATCAATCGTTCTTATTATGCGATGTTTTATGCGGTATCCGCATTATTGGCGACCAAGGGGTTAGGCAGTTCCAAACATAGTGGTGTGATCAGTCTCTTTGACAGGGAATTTGTCAAAACAGGTGAATTTCCCAAAGAATTATCCCGTTTTATTCACCATGCGTTTGATGAGCGTCAAAGCAGTGATTATGATGAGATGCTTGACCCCGATGAATTAAGGGCAACACAGGTATTGAGTGAGGCACAGTCTTTTGTCAGTTCTATCCAAACCTTTGTAACAGTTTCAGGTTTTGACAAACGATGA
- a CDS encoding nucleotidyltransferase domain-containing protein, which translates to MKLLDKDRQIARMFRDRLKQIIPVFELKVFGSRARGDFSEDSDLDIFVKTESMNNILRYQISDLAWEVGFENDRIIGTFVTTVAEIQQGAQGANPLIAQIEKEGIEV; encoded by the coding sequence ATGAAACTATTAGACAAAGATCGACAAATCGCAAGGATGTTTCGTGACCGATTGAAACAGATCATTCCAGTTTTTGAACTCAAAGTATTTGGTTCCAGAGCAAGAGGGGATTTTTCAGAAGACTCGGATCTGGATATTTTTGTCAAAACCGAAAGCATGAACAACATTCTTCGTTATCAAATATCAGATTTAGCGTGGGAAGTTGGGTTTGAAAATGACCGTATTATTGGAACCTTCGTGACAACTGTAGCGGAAATACAACAAGGAGCGCAAGGAGCCAATCCGTTGATTGCGCAAATAGAAAAGGAAGGAATTGAGGTGTGA